Proteins encoded together in one Lathyrus oleraceus cultivar Zhongwan6 chromosome 5, CAAS_Psat_ZW6_1.0, whole genome shotgun sequence window:
- the LOC127087702 gene encoding uncharacterized protein LOC127087702, translating into MDHFAAAEEQLASQRLRQKLEEVNVAAQTQLAPVQDHVNYTLQKAYFKCAYECFDRSRRQEEISHCVENCSIPITNVQQTFDNEMAKFQEKLNRSLMVCQDKYEGAKLQQKTGAMNVMVSCADDAIQDNIKMLPLLTNKLKTSASSQTTHTQKSRRFLRAAQACYKRQKLTRLKGWMSTNSFTWSKAVKNQCSI; encoded by the coding sequence ATGGATCATTTTGCAGCAGCTGAAGAACAATTAGCTTCTCagagacttaggcaaaaacttGAGGAAGTGAATGTAGCTGCTCAAACTCAGCTTGCCCCTGTTCAAGACCATGTCAACTACACTCTTCAGAAAGCCTATTTTAAATGTGCATATGAGTGCTTTGATAGAAGCAGAAGGCAGGAGGAGATAAGCCATTGTGTTGAAAATTGCAGTATTCCTATTACTAATGTGCAACAAACGTTTGATAATGAAATGGCAAAGTTTCAGGAGAAGTTGAATAGATCTTTGATGGTTTGTCAAGATAAGTACGAGGGAGCTAAGCTCCAGCAGAAAACCGGAGCTATGAATGTCATGGTTTCCTGTGCTGACGATGCAATTCAAGACAACATTAAGATGCTGCCACTTCTGACTAACAAGTTGAAGACTTCTGCTTCATCACAAACAACACATACACAAAAGAGCAGGAGATTTCTTCGAGCGGCACAAGCTTGTTACAAGAGACAAAAGCTAACGAGATTGAAGGGATGGATGTCTACAAATTCCTTCACATGGTCAAAGGCAGTTAAAAATCAATGCTCCATTTAA